The following coding sequences are from one Prochlorococcus marinus CUG1438 window:
- a CDS encoding alpha-D-glucose phosphate-specific phosphoglucomutase — MNQVSVININSPFLDQKPGTSGLRKSTLKFQEEHYLEVFIEAILQSLEDLEGSTLVVGGDGRYGNLEAIEKIVQICIAHKVQKVIVPKYGLLSTPATSHLIRKENAIGGIILSASHNPGGIDGDFGVKLNISNGGPAPEIITNKIFKASQLLTSYKICKVQLPDFSEYGTYHYDETTLVIIDGLTDYSNLMEKIFDFDQISDFLKKDFSLIFDAMNAVTGPYAKNIFVEKMGLSHDCVMNGNPLKDFGGLHPDPNLTYASHLADLLLNKKSYSFGAACDGDGDRNMILGSGCFVNPSDSLAVITANTKCVPGYKDGITGVARSMPTSSAVDNVARALNIPCFETPTGWKFFGNLLDSNLITLCGEESFGTGSNHVREKDGLWAVLYWLQVLAEKKCSVSDLMQNHWKQFGRNYYSRHDYEAIPSNIANQIFGNLTSMLENLKGNRFAGNLVKVADNFSYLDPVDNSISENQGLRLVLEDNARVIVRLSGTGTKGATLRLYFEKFFDPQQNLLLNPQIALKPLIDDLDALLNISKLTQMETPTVIT; from the coding sequence ATGAATCAAGTTAGTGTAATTAATATCAATTCTCCTTTTCTAGATCAAAAACCAGGTACCTCTGGATTAAGAAAAAGTACTTTAAAGTTTCAGGAAGAACATTATTTAGAAGTTTTTATTGAAGCAATCTTACAATCATTAGAAGATTTAGAAGGTTCAACATTAGTAGTTGGTGGCGATGGCAGATATGGCAATCTTGAAGCAATAGAAAAAATTGTCCAAATATGCATTGCTCATAAAGTTCAAAAGGTTATTGTTCCAAAATACGGTTTGTTATCTACTCCTGCGACATCACATTTAATTAGAAAAGAAAACGCTATTGGTGGAATTATTCTTTCTGCAAGCCATAATCCTGGTGGGATTGATGGCGACTTTGGAGTGAAATTGAATATCTCTAATGGTGGCCCAGCTCCTGAGATAATTACTAATAAGATTTTTAAGGCTTCACAATTACTAACTAGTTATAAAATTTGTAAAGTTCAATTACCTGATTTTAGTGAATATGGAACTTATCATTATGACGAAACTACCTTAGTAATTATTGATGGATTAACAGATTATTCTAATTTAATGGAGAAAATTTTTGACTTTGATCAAATTAGTGATTTTTTAAAAAAAGACTTCTCGTTAATCTTTGATGCAATGAATGCGGTCACAGGCCCATATGCAAAAAATATTTTTGTTGAAAAAATGGGTCTATCTCATGATTGTGTCATGAATGGTAACCCGTTAAAAGATTTTGGAGGTTTACATCCTGATCCTAATCTTACTTACGCATCCCACTTGGCTGATTTGTTACTAAATAAAAAATCTTATAGTTTTGGTGCTGCATGCGATGGAGATGGAGACAGGAATATGATTTTAGGAAGTGGATGTTTTGTAAATCCTAGTGATAGCCTTGCAGTAATCACTGCTAACACAAAATGTGTCCCTGGTTATAAAGATGGTATTACAGGTGTGGCACGATCCATGCCAACCAGCTCAGCGGTTGATAATGTCGCTCGAGCATTAAATATACCTTGTTTCGAGACACCTACTGGTTGGAAGTTTTTTGGAAATCTTTTAGATTCTAATTTAATTACTTTATGTGGAGAAGAAAGTTTCGGAACAGGTAGTAATCATGTGAGAGAAAAAGATGGACTATGGGCAGTTTTGTATTGGTTACAAGTTTTAGCTGAGAAAAAATGTTCGGTAAGTGATTTGATGCAGAATCATTGGAAACAATTTGGTAGGAATTATTATTCAAGACATGATTATGAGGCAATTCCGTCAAATATTGCTAATCAAATCTTTGGTAATCTAACTTCTATGCTCGAAAATTTAAAAGGAAATAGGTTTGCTGGCAATTTAGTTAAAGTTGCAGATAACTTTTCATATTTAGATCCCGTTGATAATTCCATAAGTGAAAATCAAGGTTTAAGATTGGTCCTTGAAGATAATGCTCGAGTAATTGTGCGCCTTTCTGGAACTGGAACTAAGGGTGCAACATTAAGACTTTACTTTGAGAAATTTTTCGATCCTCAACAGAATCTTTTGTTAAATCCTCAGATCGCTTTGAAACCTCTAATAGATGATTTAGATGCTTTATTGAACATTTCAAAACTTACGCAAATGGAAACTCCTACAGTAATTACATAG
- a CDS encoding DUF4912 domain-containing protein encodes MADGIMNKDQLLSLTLRQLRQEASKLSVPLYSRKTKVVLVDLILKYQEKSTKKTYIVTPQPKSEEISESNAFNSNQEVKTNVVFLPRDPDWAYVFWQISDADREKAQSLGANKLCLRLFDATGSEGSNLNQGTLREIAVDSYSTEWYLPIPLADRDYKVELGYKYGFNWMSLAFSSISHVPGSHPSEQILDKFVPFNLDSTSDSIPDISNPVVSEQNGMHERLYQAATNIPLRRKVGSEEFMENLNSTNLNDNLTDSGAGKWSSGLNDSGSGIVKNRSFWLVADAELIVYGATDPSAKLTIGGEDVPLAADGTFRIQVPFRDGTQKYDIKAVDVSGEQEKSISMKFDRTTPLDDTNEKDNAETEWF; translated from the coding sequence GTGGCTGATGGGATCATGAATAAAGATCAATTACTCTCACTAACCCTCAGACAATTACGTCAAGAAGCAAGTAAATTATCGGTTCCGCTATACAGTCGCAAAACAAAAGTCGTTTTAGTTGACTTAATACTTAAATATCAAGAAAAATCTACAAAAAAAACATATATTGTAACCCCTCAGCCAAAATCTGAAGAAATTTCTGAGTCCAATGCATTTAATAGTAATCAAGAAGTTAAAACAAATGTAGTTTTTCTACCCCGAGATCCAGATTGGGCTTATGTTTTTTGGCAAATTTCTGATGCAGATAGAGAAAAAGCACAATCTTTGGGAGCTAATAAATTATGTTTACGATTATTTGATGCAACTGGTTCTGAAGGAAGTAACTTGAATCAAGGAACACTTAGGGAGATAGCAGTTGATAGTTACAGTACTGAGTGGTACTTGCCGATTCCACTAGCAGATAGAGATTATAAAGTTGAATTAGGTTACAAATATGGTTTTAACTGGATGTCATTGGCATTTTCTTCGATAAGCCATGTTCCAGGGTCCCATCCTTCTGAGCAAATTCTTGATAAATTCGTCCCTTTTAATTTAGATTCTACTTCGGATTCAATCCCAGATATTTCTAATCCTGTTGTTTCAGAACAAAATGGTATGCATGAAAGGTTATACCAAGCAGCAACTAATATCCCTCTCAGAAGAAAAGTTGGTTCTGAAGAATTTATGGAAAACTTAAATTCAACAAACCTCAACGATAATCTTACAGATTCAGGTGCTGGTAAATGGTCATCAGGTTTAAATGATTCTGGAAGCGGAATTGTTAAAAATAGATCTTTTTGGCTCGTTGCTGATGCTGAATTAATTGTTTATGGAGCAACAGACCCTTCTGCAAAACTGACAATAGGTGGAGAAGATGTACCTCTTGCTGCAGATGGTACTTTTAGAATTCAAGTTCCATTTAGAGATGGAACTCAAAAATATGATATTAAAGCTGTTGATGTATCTGGTGAGCAAGAAAAAAGTATATCAATGAAATTTGATAGAACTACACCACTTGACGATACTAATGAAAAAGATAATGCTGAGACTGAATGGTTTTAA
- the sufB gene encoding Fe-S cluster assembly protein SufB, with protein sequence MVNENLVKDVVKEPYKYGFVTDIETEKIEKGLNEDIIKLISKKKEEPKFLLDFRLKAFKKWQKMKEPDWAALGYKKIDYQDIIYYSAPKQKEKISSLDEVDPKLLETFDKLGIPLTEQKKLTNVAVDAVFDSVSIATTFREELAEHGVIFCSISEAVKNHADLIEKYLGTVVPASDNYFAALNSAVFSDGSFVYIPKGVTCPMDLSSYFRINSGDSGQFERTLIIAEESSSVSYLEGCTAPMFDTNTLHAAVVELIALDDASIKYSTVQNWYAGDEEGIGGIFNFVTKRGKCLGKRSKISWSQVETGSAITWKYPSCLLLGEESVGEFYSVALTNNLQQADTGTKMIHIGPKTKSTIVSKGISAGNSKNSYRGLVKMGTKATGSRNYSQCDSMLIGDQASANTFPYIKSQQPNSEIEHEASTCRISEDQLFYLQSRGIEFEEAVSMMVSGFCRDVFNQLPMEFAAEADKLLALKLEGSVG encoded by the coding sequence ATGGTCAACGAAAATTTAGTTAAAGATGTAGTAAAAGAGCCTTACAAATATGGTTTCGTTACTGATATTGAAACTGAAAAAATAGAAAAGGGTTTAAATGAAGACATCATAAAATTAATTTCAAAGAAAAAAGAAGAGCCAAAATTTCTTCTTGATTTTAGATTGAAAGCCTTTAAAAAATGGCAAAAAATGAAAGAGCCTGATTGGGCAGCATTAGGATATAAAAAAATTGATTATCAAGATATTATTTATTACTCTGCTCCTAAGCAAAAAGAGAAAATTTCTAGCTTAGATGAAGTTGATCCCAAACTTCTTGAGACTTTTGACAAATTAGGAATACCCCTCACGGAGCAAAAAAAACTCACAAATGTAGCAGTAGATGCTGTCTTTGATAGTGTTTCTATAGCAACAACTTTTAGAGAAGAACTTGCTGAGCATGGAGTTATATTTTGCTCAATTAGTGAAGCAGTAAAAAATCACGCGGATTTGATTGAAAAATATTTGGGTACAGTGGTTCCGGCTAGTGATAATTATTTTGCAGCACTAAATTCTGCAGTTTTTAGTGATGGTTCTTTTGTTTACATCCCAAAAGGTGTTACCTGCCCTATGGATCTATCTTCCTACTTCAGAATTAATAGTGGAGATTCAGGACAATTCGAAAGAACATTAATCATTGCTGAAGAATCAAGTTCTGTAAGTTATCTAGAAGGTTGTACAGCTCCAATGTTTGATACAAATACCCTACATGCAGCAGTTGTAGAGCTCATAGCATTAGATGACGCCTCAATAAAATATTCAACAGTGCAAAATTGGTATGCTGGTGATGAAGAAGGTATTGGCGGAATTTTTAATTTTGTCACCAAGAGAGGAAAATGTTTAGGTAAGAGAAGTAAAATTAGCTGGTCTCAAGTTGAAACAGGGTCTGCAATTACTTGGAAATATCCTAGCTGTCTTCTTTTAGGGGAAGAATCTGTAGGAGAATTTTATTCAGTGGCTCTCACCAATAATCTTCAGCAAGCAGATACCGGCACGAAAATGATCCATATTGGTCCTAAGACCAAATCAACTATTGTTAGCAAAGGTATTAGTGCAGGTAACTCAAAAAATAGCTATAGAGGTCTTGTCAAAATGGGGACAAAAGCTACAGGATCAAGAAATTACAGTCAATGTGATTCAATGTTAATAGGGGATCAAGCTTCTGCAAATACATTCCCTTACATCAAATCTCAACAACCCAATTCTGAAATTGAGCATGAAGCAAGCACATGTAGAATCTCAGAAGATCAACTTTTTTATCTCCAAAGCAGAGGTATAGAATTTGAGGAAGCAGTATCTATGATGGTCAGCGGTTTTTGCAGAGATGTATTTAATCAATTACCTATGGAATTTGCTGCTGAAGCAGATAAGTTACTGGCACTTAAACTAGAGGGATCAGTAGGTTAA
- a CDS encoding SufS family cysteine desulfurase, translating into METIQNFPEITKKDFPLLNKNLKSNEQIIYLDHAATTQKPIQVLKKIDEYYKNFNANVHRGAHQLSAKATEEFENARYLISKYIKANSAKEIIFTRNATEAINLVARSWGEYSLKENDEILLSIMEHHSNIVPWQMVAAKNKCKLKFIGIDKDGRLDIDDFKSKLTSRTKLVSLVHVSNTLGCCNPIKEITKLAKQKGALVLIDACQSLAHQKLDVIDLNIDFLAGSGHKLCGPTGIGFLWSRKEILEKIPPLFGGGEMIQDVFEETSTWAELPHKFEAGTPAIAEAIGLAEAINYINNIGLNKIHEYENTITKYLFEKLNQIENIEIIGPSPEIDPYRASLATFYIKNIHSNDIAEILDSKGICIRSGHHCCQPLHRYIGIKSTARVSMNFTTNKEEIDMFIEKLKDTIDFLKINS; encoded by the coding sequence ATGGAAACGATTCAAAATTTTCCTGAAATAACGAAGAAAGACTTTCCTCTTTTAAATAAGAACTTAAAAAGTAATGAGCAAATTATTTATTTAGACCATGCGGCAACCACACAAAAACCAATACAAGTTTTAAAGAAAATTGATGAATATTACAAAAACTTTAATGCCAATGTTCATAGAGGGGCACATCAATTAAGTGCTAAAGCAACAGAAGAATTTGAAAATGCACGATATTTAATTAGCAAATATATAAAAGCGAATTCAGCAAAAGAAATTATTTTCACAAGAAATGCTACTGAGGCAATCAATCTAGTAGCTAGATCATGGGGCGAATATTCATTAAAAGAAAACGATGAAATTCTCTTATCAATAATGGAGCATCATAGCAATATTGTTCCATGGCAAATGGTTGCAGCAAAAAATAAATGCAAATTAAAGTTTATAGGTATAGATAAAGATGGGAGATTAGATATAGACGACTTTAAATCAAAACTAACATCTAGAACTAAACTTGTTAGCCTAGTACATGTTAGTAATACTTTAGGTTGCTGTAATCCAATCAAAGAAATAACTAAATTAGCTAAACAAAAAGGTGCTTTAGTGTTAATAGATGCATGTCAAAGTTTGGCTCATCAAAAACTGGATGTGATTGATCTTAATATAGATTTTTTAGCTGGATCAGGACATAAATTATGCGGTCCTACAGGTATTGGTTTCCTCTGGTCAAGAAAAGAAATCCTAGAAAAAATTCCTCCTCTCTTTGGAGGTGGCGAAATGATTCAAGATGTTTTTGAAGAGACAAGTACTTGGGCAGAGCTACCACACAAATTTGAAGCTGGAACTCCAGCCATTGCAGAAGCAATAGGTCTTGCAGAAGCAATCAATTATATTAACAATATTGGATTGAATAAAATTCATGAATATGAAAATACTATTACTAAATATTTATTTGAAAAATTAAATCAAATAGAAAATATTGAAATCATCGGTCCATCGCCAGAGATAGATCCATACAGAGCCTCACTTGCCACCTTTTATATAAAAAATATACATTCAAATGATATTGCTGAAATTCTTGATTCAAAAGGAATTTGCATCAGAAGTGGCCACCATTGCTGTCAACCTCTTCACAGATACATTGGAATTAAATCAACAGCTAGAGTCAGCATGAATTTCACAACTAATAAGGAAGAAATTGATATGTTTATAGAAAAATTAAAAGATACTATTGATTTTCTAAAAATCAATTCTTAA
- the bcp gene encoding thioredoxin-dependent thiol peroxidase, with protein sequence MALKVGDKAPEFKLKDSFEKEVSLSDFKGKRIILYFYPKDNTPGCTKEACNFKENWDLLQKNNIVVLGISKDNASSHQKFIEKFNLPFILLTDPEPFKVSSDYDSYGLKKFMGKEYMGMMRNTFLIDTEGNIEKIYLKVKAAIMADHIIADLGLS encoded by the coding sequence ATGGCTCTTAAGGTTGGCGACAAAGCACCAGAATTTAAATTAAAAGATTCTTTCGAGAAAGAAGTTTCTCTTAGTGATTTTAAAGGTAAAAGAATAATACTATATTTTTATCCAAAAGATAATACTCCAGGATGTACTAAAGAAGCATGCAATTTTAAAGAGAATTGGGATTTACTCCAAAAAAATAATATTGTTGTGCTTGGTATTAGTAAAGATAATGCATCCTCTCATCAGAAGTTTATCGAAAAATTTAATTTACCTTTTATTCTTTTAACTGATCCTGAACCTTTCAAAGTTTCTTCTGATTACGATAGCTATGGACTGAAAAAATTCATGGGAAAAGAATATATGGGAATGATGAGAAATACTTTTTTAATTGATACTGAAGGTAACATCGAAAAAATTTACTTAAAGGTAAAAGCAGCAATAATGGCTGATCATATAATTGCAGATCTTGGTTTAAGCTAA
- a CDS encoding 4'-phosphopantetheinyl transferase superfamily protein, which produces MKLLNEYEYKIPKIWFYEIKGVQDVATIEEIKTAKNLTNSRSKIFLETRAYLRQSLSTLFDLDPLEIRINAQPGEPPSLPSGMGNISLSHCKDAITIVWHKGKIGIDIERTDRDFNHIKFAKKYFFHTNKSNHNNDLTKNMILNQWCAVEAAIKWDQGKLSRDINHWEYFEKPKKLIHKKKSIHLNYSHINFHNWTIALAYEERTSFNPEIICCSKNF; this is translated from the coding sequence TTGAAATTATTAAATGAGTATGAATATAAAATACCAAAAATTTGGTTTTATGAGATTAAAGGTGTGCAAGATGTCGCAACTATAGAAGAAATTAAAACTGCAAAAAACCTAACAAATTCAAGATCAAAGATTTTCCTAGAAACAAGAGCTTATTTGCGCCAGTCACTTTCAACACTTTTTGATTTAGACCCCCTAGAAATTCGAATTAATGCTCAACCTGGAGAACCTCCAAGTTTACCCTCTGGCATGGGAAATATCAGTTTAAGTCATTGTAAAGATGCGATTACTATAGTCTGGCATAAAGGCAAAATAGGTATTGATATTGAGAGAACAGATAGAGATTTTAACCATATAAAATTTGCAAAAAAATATTTTTTTCATACTAATAAATCAAACCATAATAATGATTTAACAAAAAATATGATATTAAATCAATGGTGTGCTGTTGAAGCGGCTATAAAATGGGATCAAGGAAAGTTATCTAGAGACATAAACCATTGGGAATATTTTGAAAAGCCTAAAAAATTAATTCATAAGAAGAAAAGTATACATTTAAATTATTCACATATTAACTTCCATAATTGGACTATCGCTTTAGCCTACGAAGAAAGAACTTCTTTTAATCCTGAGATTATTTGTTGTTCGAAAAATTTTTAA
- a CDS encoding SufD family Fe-S cluster assembly protein has product MEIIEKIKTNKSDDSLTEIQKICLHKLQSSPLPNPKSELWRLSNKSKLSNFLDFSVNEKNSKFDIPFPKNSQSTIRLIIGENCQIKLIEKNYSIQQLSEDELQKYIKEQISFFKQNENWSDLLNLSLSCKNNILGLKINGSEIPPIEIFSHASSNSLTTKTLVIFFEKNCDVELLQVNLGKENSSLSQSTFFCLKENSSVNHGVVSYGENRSNLLNSLNVIQQKNSAYNLGSLHFKFNYARFEISIKQSAGNAKTNIKGMQITKNDEQISTYTKIEFNGPNGFLDQINKSLADDKSHAIFEGSIIVPKIAQRTDASQLSRNLLLSNLAQIDTKPQLEIIADDVKCKHGATISQLNEEELFYMRTRGITLIEASKLQLSSYFQEIISFIPISKDKWDLLDKLLNEN; this is encoded by the coding sequence ATGGAAATTATTGAAAAAATAAAAACTAATAAATCGGATGATAGCCTAACAGAAATTCAAAAAATCTGTCTTCATAAATTACAATCAAGCCCTCTCCCTAATCCTAAAAGTGAACTATGGAGACTTTCAAATAAATCAAAATTGTCAAACTTTTTAGATTTCTCAGTTAATGAAAAAAATTCAAAATTTGATATACCATTTCCGAAAAATTCTCAAAGTACTATTAGATTAATAATTGGTGAGAATTGCCAAATTAAATTAATAGAGAAAAATTATTCAATACAGCAATTAAGTGAGGATGAGTTACAAAAATATATCAAGGAACAGATATCTTTTTTTAAGCAAAACGAAAATTGGAGTGACCTACTAAATCTGTCTTTAAGTTGTAAAAATAATATTTTGGGATTAAAAATAAATGGATCAGAAATTCCTCCTATTGAAATTTTTAGTCACGCATCAAGTAATTCTTTAACCACAAAAACCCTCGTAATATTTTTTGAAAAGAATTGTGATGTTGAATTATTACAAGTAAATCTTGGTAAAGAAAACTCTTCATTATCTCAATCAACTTTCTTTTGCTTGAAAGAAAATAGTTCCGTAAATCATGGTGTTGTTTCATACGGTGAAAACAGATCCAATCTATTAAATTCTCTCAATGTAATTCAACAAAAAAATAGTGCATATAACTTAGGATCTTTACATTTCAAATTCAATTACGCGAGATTCGAAATTAGTATTAAACAATCTGCTGGAAACGCTAAAACAAATATCAAAGGTATGCAAATAACAAAAAATGATGAGCAGATTTCAACCTATACAAAAATAGAATTTAATGGTCCAAATGGATTTCTAGATCAAATTAATAAATCACTTGCTGATGATAAATCACATGCAATATTTGAAGGTTCAATAATAGTTCCGAAAATTGCCCAAAGAACTGATGCTTCCCAATTAAGCAGAAATTTACTTTTATCAAATCTCGCACAAATAGATACCAAACCTCAATTAGAAATAATTGCTGATGATGTCAAATGCAAACATGGTGCTACAATCTCGCAACTAAATGAAGAAGAACTTTTTTATATGCGAACACGAGGGATCACATTAATAGAAGCAAGTAAACTACAATTAAGTTCTTACTTTCAAGAAATAATTTCATTTATTCCCATTTCAAAAGATAAATGGGATTTGCTTGATAAACTTTTAAATGAGAATTAA
- the sufC gene encoding Fe-S cluster assembly ATPase SufC, which produces MQSKMKESDPILEVDNLSASTDNLPILKGVSLTVYPGEIHAIMGRNGCGKSTLSKIIAGHPSYNITNGDIKFLGENINSLEPEERSQSGIFLGFQYPIEIPGVSNLEFLRVSTNARRKFLNKEELDTFDFEELVKEKLEIVKMDHAFLSRSVNQGFSGGEKKRNEILQMALLEPKIAILDETDSGLDIDALRIVASGIKKISNAQTGIILITHYQRLLDEIKPNYVHVMSDGQIIKTGESDLAMELEEKGYEWTDNFIKET; this is translated from the coding sequence ATGCAAAGTAAAATGAAAGAATCAGATCCAATTTTAGAAGTTGACAATCTCTCTGCATCTACTGATAATCTTCCAATTTTAAAAGGGGTTTCGCTTACTGTCTATCCTGGAGAAATCCATGCCATTATGGGAAGAAATGGATGTGGCAAAAGTACTCTTTCGAAAATCATTGCAGGTCATCCCTCGTATAATATTACAAATGGCGACATAAAATTTTTAGGTGAAAACATCAACTCTCTAGAACCTGAAGAGAGATCTCAATCAGGAATTTTTCTTGGTTTTCAATACCCAATTGAAATTCCAGGTGTAAGTAATCTTGAGTTTCTTAGGGTTTCAACTAATGCTAGAAGGAAATTCCTCAACAAAGAAGAATTGGATACTTTTGATTTTGAAGAATTAGTCAAAGAAAAGTTAGAAATTGTGAAAATGGATCACGCGTTCCTATCAAGAAGTGTCAATCAAGGCTTTTCCGGAGGTGAAAAAAAAAGAAATGAGATTCTGCAAATGGCTTTACTTGAGCCCAAGATCGCAATATTAGATGAGACCGATTCTGGTCTAGATATCGATGCTCTAAGAATAGTGGCATCAGGAATTAAAAAAATATCTAATGCACAAACTGGAATCATACTTATTACCCACTATCAAAGATTATTAGATGAAATTAAACCAAATTATGTCCATGTTATGTCAGACGGGCAAATCATAAAAACTGGTGAGAGTGATCTTGCTATGGAGCTTGAGGAAAAAGGGTATGAATGGACTGATAACTTTATAAAAGAGACCTAA
- a CDS encoding replication-associated recombination protein A, with protein MHSENLFTNYSQIENNAPLADKLRPKNLEDFFGQQPILNENSLLRSAILKDKISNFIFSGPPGVGKTTLIEIISFNTRSKLIKLNAVLSSVKELRNEIANAKDRFINSKRKTILFIDEVHRFTSVQQDALLPSIENGTITFIGATTENPFFAVNKALVSRSRIFTLLPLAENDLKKIIQKVITHYLKQKDSRKVYLTQDAISHLIKFSGGDARTLINALEMAIETTAENDAKEININLSIAEDALQKKNIVYDKNGQNHYDVISAFIKSIRGSDPDATLFWLANMLEVGEDPNFIFRRLLISASEDIGIADPNAIVVVKSCCDSFDRVGFPEGLYFLTQASLYLAISPKSNSTKSIFKAIETIKSTDAFDVPLHLKNNSNSYVNPHNYPGNWVLQEYLPKSLRGLKIWEPNNNGWEKTKYEELLRRKEN; from the coding sequence ATGCATTCAGAAAATTTATTTACTAATTATTCTCAAATAGAAAACAATGCACCTTTGGCAGATAAATTAAGACCAAAGAATTTGGAAGATTTTTTTGGTCAACAACCAATCCTGAATGAGAATTCGCTTTTAAGAAGTGCAATATTAAAGGATAAGATTAGTAATTTTATTTTTTCGGGTCCTCCTGGCGTTGGAAAAACTACTCTAATTGAAATTATTTCTTTTAATACGCGGTCAAAATTAATTAAGTTAAATGCAGTATTATCAAGTGTTAAAGAATTAAGAAACGAAATCGCTAATGCAAAAGATAGATTTATAAATTCAAAAAGAAAAACAATTTTATTTATCGATGAGGTGCATAGATTTACATCAGTTCAGCAAGATGCTTTATTACCTTCAATAGAAAATGGAACTATAACTTTTATTGGTGCTACAACTGAAAACCCTTTCTTTGCTGTTAATAAAGCGCTTGTTAGCAGGTCTCGTATTTTCACATTACTTCCTTTAGCAGAAAATGATTTGAAGAAAATAATACAAAAAGTCATTACTCACTATTTAAAACAAAAAGATTCAAGAAAAGTTTATTTAACTCAAGATGCTATAAGTCATTTAATTAAATTTTCTGGCGGAGATGCAAGGACATTAATCAATGCGCTAGAGATGGCCATAGAAACAACTGCTGAAAATGATGCTAAAGAAATCAATATTAATCTTTCAATAGCAGAGGATGCACTACAAAAGAAAAATATTGTTTATGATAAAAATGGTCAAAATCACTACGATGTAATAAGTGCTTTTATCAAATCCATAAGAGGTTCCGATCCAGATGCAACTTTATTCTGGCTTGCGAATATGCTGGAGGTTGGTGAAGATCCTAATTTTATTTTTAGAAGATTGCTTATATCTGCCAGTGAAGATATTGGAATAGCTGATCCTAATGCCATAGTAGTCGTAAAATCCTGTTGTGATTCTTTTGATAGAGTTGGTTTTCCAGAAGGATTATATTTTTTAACGCAGGCTTCCTTATATTTAGCTATTTCTCCAAAAAGTAATAGTACGAAAAGTATTTTTAAAGCAATAGAAACAATCAAATCTACCGATGCTTTTGATGTTCCACTTCATTTAAAAAATAATTCTAATAGTTATGTAAATCCTCATAATTATCCAGGTAATTGGGTCTTACAAGAATATCTTCCTAAATCTTTAAGAGGTTTAAAAATATGGGAACCAAATAATAATGGATGGGAAAAAACTAAATATGAAGAACTGCTTAGAAGAAAAGAGAATTAA